Genomic DNA from Lactuca sativa cultivar Salinas chromosome 8, Lsat_Salinas_v11, whole genome shotgun sequence:
AGATTTGTGTATTATAGCATCtctttatgcatttttatgaaagCATAGTATTCTGTTAAACCACCCAATAATAACATATCTTACTTCCAATCTTTTTTCTTATTTatctaagagtaaattacacgaatggtccctatggtttggggtaattttcaCGCCTGGTCTctgacttatttttttaactcgcttggtctctactgtttgtttttgttacgcgcttggtccctactgtttgattttgttacgcgcttggtccctactgtttgaatttgttacacgtttggtcctgttttacctaaaaagactattatttaaatagggaaaaatggtggggtatgtaaggtaaggtgagggggtggggttgggggtatgtttatttaaataaattaaaaaaaatgaagggcaaaatagtctttttaggtaagacaggaaccaagcgcgtaacaaaaacaaacagtagggaccttccgagttaaaaaaatcaGTTAGGaaccaaacgcacaaattaccctaaaccatagggaccattcgtgtaatttactctttattaTCTAATGAAAAGTAAAACGATTTGTATAATTATTGAAAaatgaagataaaaaaaaaaaagaaagggtTACCATTGATCAGGGTAAATATGAACAGAGGCAAAATCGATTGTTGAGGGAGCAGAATTGCGTACAAAATCAACTCCCATATCAGCAGCCCAAAATTCAGGATTTTGGGTTTTTCTCTTGGGACTTTTAGGaccataaaacccttccaaaccaactGTTAATAAATGTTTATTGTCGATTGATTTTATGAAGCTTGACATTTCTTCTATCCAATCCTGTAGTTATGTAGTTAAAGTAATGTAAGCTATATATATagatgtttctttttgacttaatacaAATTTATCGAGAAAAAGAAGAAACAAGGAGTTTTCTTTTTGACTTATGTAGAAATAACAACTTAATAAAGAAAGTCAGGGAAATGAAGTTTTTAGCTTGTTAcaaatttctcatttttttttcctCCCATCATTTTCTCGaatattttttcaaaacattatttatttaGACAACATTTAAtggaaaaagaacaaaaataaaatattattcggCTTACTTGCAACGTGTCACCAGAACGGTCAGTGATGCATCGGGGTTCATTGATCAATTCCCAGCCAAAGATGACTGGATCGTCTCTATACTCGATTCCCGTGATTGTGTTCTTTCTTGTTAAAATAgtctaaaaaaattaataagaataatagttaaacaattgtaatatataaataaaagggAAATCTCTGATAAAATCCCAATACTTTAGGTTAGTTTACTATTTATATTTTTTGAACAGAAAAGCCCGATTATCTAATTTTATACGATAATCTGTCGTTTTCTGTTGacaaaaaataagaaatttttgttaataaagtataatacatgggtctcacaactagtgttataaacttataataaagtataaacacataagttatggtgttgctatttcttgcattcaaACCTTCACAAACCTAAATGACAAAGTCAAACCTTATAAATTTTATAGATAAAGagaaaggaatttaaaatagtaCCTTGacataatttttgaaataaatacgaATGGATGGATCATAGAAGAATGAGTCATTAGAAGGGCTTAAGCCAACACCTTCACCCCATGCCCATTTTACATATTGAGTCTTTCCACCATAAGCATCCAAGTTATTGACTAAACTCAATAAAAGTCTTATTCCAACTTCTCGGGCTTCAGCAATGACATAATCCAATGCCTAAAATTAACATCCGTTGTATATAATTAATGACATCAAAAATGATGAGGGCATTATAGGAAAACGAAcggaaaaaaataaaatagtgaTCGTTTGATGATGAAAGAACTCGTTGACTTCACATTGgttattcttttgtcttttagtgGAATATAGAAGGTGCTAATAATGGGAATGTGTAAATGCGTTATTGTACTTTGAATACACTATTAAATTATAGCAGTGTCATTCAAATACATAACATTTTTCATTGTTGTACAACTAATAAGATAAAAGTTATACGCACAATGCTATAATTTGAATTAAAATGCCTTAATAAGAAAGACATTGAAAGTGTAATGATCTAACATGAAGAAATGaatgtaggatgctataataaacatataaatgaaATAATGTTACTATTTCTTGTGTTTGATACTTTGATCCTAATGGGAAGTTTTCCACATAAGTGGAGATGATGGAAACAATTCTTAACATTTTTTTGATGCTCTTTGATGACATGATTTCATGTAAAAAACAACTAAAATTAGGGTATTTTATGGAAAGAAACTCGATACTTTTtagaaattaaaagagaaaagcCATTTCTGGTAATATAAAATAAGAATCAAGATAAAAAAGTCACCAATAGGCTTCGAGTCAAAATGTGTTTTTCTTAACTATTTTAACGACATTTGAATGTTACTAAAATTGGAAAGTTTCACACATGAGTTGAAGATGATATTCAACGAAAGATGAAAAAATCGATGACTTATTCATTCAGTGACATCATCCAACGCCTACCATTATGAAGTGTTCCAACTACAAACAAAAATTGATATGAAGGTttaaagaaaataacaaaaatgacATCATCAAGATATTGAAAAACATAATCAATGCTAGTGGTTGTTCATAAATACTTATCAAGTAATCAAGATACAACCTTTAACATAAAACAAAAATCctaactcttttataaactttagGGCTAAATGCATGAAGTAGCAACATACTCTCATTTATTTCATTCTATTACAAcaatgaatttttttatttttttcttattaaggaaTTGTACTTTTAAAAATTTATCCAATCACAATAATATACTTTCCAAATTCTTTTTACTAgggcattatactttgaaaaaacAAACCAATAAAAGTATGATTTCGTTCTTTTTAATCCTAATGTTTAATGGCACATGAAACTTGCTAAAAGTGGGAAGTTTCCCACATGAATAAAACATGAACATGATGCTTCAACAGAACAAAATTTCAAGAGTTTTATGTAATTTATTAATGTGTGAAGCATAAAAAAGATTCTTGAAATGATTTCATCATAAATTACGATCTAGAAAACTACAAACACAAATCATATATCATCGTAATCGAATTAAAACAAAAGAGAATACGAAGAATCAGTGAAAACCCATTACACATAAACAATCGGCGTAATCCAAAATGAATAATACaaataaaaagaatcaaataCCTGAAATACCCTTTCATCAAATTGTCCAGGGGAAATCTGAAGAGCATTATAATCGCCATCATTAAAAGCCCAAGTTCGACAAACAGTCAAACCCATTTTAGCAGCAGCTTGAAGCATTGTTCTGATTCTTGCGCGGCTATGATCGTGTACAGCATGGTCCATAAACCAATACGAATTCCATCCATTGATGTAAAACAATTGATCATCGACAACGAAATTAGTCCCATTTCTCTCCACAAAACTCAAACTGATCTCGTTTTTGTATTTTACAGACAATAAATCCCCAAAAGACAGAAAAATAAAAGCAATAATCGACGCAAATCCAAGTATCGGGAAGAACAAACCGTTGCTTCCTATCATTTTATAACCTGATGACTTAACCATCAATTTCGTGGGAAAAGATTGAAGCTTTATAAATCAAGAATTTGCGGAAATGAACCCTAATGAGGGATTTCGTTGGATCTTTAAGTCTTTTGGGTTTTTCCCCAAAATCTTTGGAAACCCAGATGGAAAGTAAGGTATTTTAGCACAACACCCAGATCCCCTTTTTTTCAAGATTTCAGTGAAGAAGAACAAACAGAAACTCAAGTAAACTACAAGAAAACATGAATGTAAATGAACAGAGATCAGATTACACACTCGAGTGTTTTTAGTGTGTTTATTGCGAGTGATTCTGGATTTTGTgctgagagagaaagagaaagagaaagaagaaagagaaAGATTATTTGAAACTTGGAGTATTTTTAAAAAAAGGGAACAGGGTGTGAAGACACATACCAAATATGTTTCCAAATGCAAAATTTGTCAAATAATTTGTTAATTAGACCTAGAAAAACGGGGAAAGGAGAAGGTGGTGGGGTGTGGTAGTCTGTAATTATCAGTAATCAGTAATACTCAAGTATGTGGGGGATGACGAGATCTGAGGtcttgtttctttttcttttaaaaagggAAATAAAGATTAGTTGAACCTTATTTTGTGCTAACATTGGTCTTATCGGTGACAGGTAGTAGGATCTTTTGGGCCATATGATATTATGACATGCTAGCTTAACCTACACAAGGgttttaataaataaacaattatattaataaaatataaaactagatATCAAGTTGTCTAACTATGTAGCATTACTATTGACTCCTTTTAGCTAGTGGCATTAACATTTAACACATACCTACCGAGTGGTATGTTTTCTAAAGATTGTAAGGTTGTTTAAGGATGTTAATGGTCGGCATGTGATAGAATATTACTAAACATTATATCAATGCGGCAATTAGGAAATAAATTGGGACTAGTAATGATTAACAGAATTTTGAGGGAAGAAAGGTTGTGGTAGTTAGACATGCAAATGAGACAACTTAGGATTGTGTTAGGAGGCTACTAGAAGGAGAAATTGTTGAAAAAACAACAAAATCTTTCTTTTTTCAGGCGATCGGAAAATTAAGAAATGGTTAATCTATTCAAGATAATTACGTATTTACAAAATACCGTCTCAATTCATCCTGTTTCATCATATTCGGGATGTGATATGGTTCCGAAGGATAAACCGGATATGGACAGTTCCAACAAGATTTCATTCTTGacaaaaatccattttttgatttatttcatCTATTCCATGACCGGAACAGGGGATGATACTCAACGCTTCCCAATTTCCAGAAATTAGTCACTTCAATAGCCTTCGATGGTTATACGGGTATCCAAAATACAAACACGATGGATGTTTGTTGTCCCAACCATTCTTTTAATCCCAAGCCCGCTAAAGAAAATGataatttataacaaagttttcgTATTGTTGATTCCTAGATGTAATGCTTCTTTCCCTTTGCTGCCTATTGGTACTAGTGGACTACCCCTTTTAGTAATTTCAAAAACCTCGGGAACAAATATGTACGGAATAGAAAGATTCCAACCCCCCAAGTAAAGAGCTGTTACAAATAATGAAGAAACTAGTAGATTTAAATATGAAGCAACGTAAAATAAACCAATTTTTATACCGGAAGAATTCGCCATGATATATTTGATCCATGCATAATATCATGAAAAATGGATACAAATTTTTGACTGCTACTTAGTATCGGCAATAGGTCTGAAAAAGtatctaaaaataaaaactttagaTATCTGTATCCTGTCGAAGTAAGGAACTATCACATATATGTTTGGAATAGATTCCATTTTGAGAGAGTTGAATAAGCACTATCTCGTTGAAAAGTTCTATACATCTGCCCTTTCTCAACACATTTCTTTAGTGGATTATTTCAACGCAAGGGTTCATATTTGTTCTATTCTGTTGGTAATAATGGAACATTTTTGTTCGTAGGAACAAAGAGAAGCAAATTTATTCTATACTCGATAAGTACCAATACGCAATGGGGAGGTTAATGCCATTTTATATGAGCGAATGTGCCCATACTTGTTCATCATTAAATGACACTATTCGTAATAATTTTCCcttattttttttgattttctttataAATTTTTCTAATTGACTTTtgaactcatttttttttttatcaatttgagTGTTGACTAAAAAACTTATTTGATTGAGTTGACTTGTTCAATATcgacaattgaatataaataggCTATTATTAGTTCGAGTAAGCCGTTATGGTGAAATCGGTAGACACGCTGCTCTTAGGAAGCAGTGCTAGAAGAGGATTTTCGTGAAAGAAATGAGAAGATAAAATGAAGTAGACATGAACGGGCGACGACTGTTCGAGAACATTTAATGAAAATGGGATGTCTAAAACTTGTTATTGCATTCATTCATATTCAACAAGGGAGAGACTCTCCAC
This window encodes:
- the LOC111891783 gene encoding mannan endo-1,4-beta-mannosidase 2: MVKSSGYKMIGSNGLFFPILGFASIIAFIFLSFGDLLSVKYKNEISLSFVERNGTNFVVDDQLFYINGWNSYWFMDHAVHDHSRARIRTMLQAAAKMGLTVCRTWAFNDGDYNALQISPGQFDERVFQALDYVIAEAREVGIRLLLSLVNNLDAYGGKTQYVKWAWGEGVGLSPSNDSFFYDPSIRIYFKNYVKTILTRKNTITGIEYRDDPVIFGWELINEPRCITDRSGDTLQDWIEEMSSFIKSIDNKHLLTVGLEGFYGPKSPKRKTQNPEFWAADMGVDFVRNSAPSTIDFASVHIYPDQWFKNKSLEGKLKFVADWMHSHIEDGDKILKKPVMFTEFGLSDLNKGFDPSQRDEFYKIVFDVIYESAKKKGAGGGSFAWQFLVEGMEDFNDDFGIVPWKRASTYRIITRHTCRLAKIHGVGMMITRNMKNICKGKW